Proteins from one Microtus pennsylvanicus isolate mMicPen1 chromosome 7, mMicPen1.hap1, whole genome shotgun sequence genomic window:
- the LOC142854233 gene encoding H-2 class I histocompatibility antigen, Q10 alpha chain-like isoform X3, giving the protein MAPHWLLMLLAAALAPTQTRAGSHSLRYFRTIVSRPGLGEPRFISVGYVDDTQFVRYDSDAETPRMEPRAPWVEQEGPEYWERETQIAKDTEQIFRGNLKTLLRYYNQSEGGSHTVQWMYGCDLGSDGRLLRGYRQDAYDGRDYIALNEDLKSWMAADTAAQITQRQWEQAGVAERHKAYLEGPCVQYLHRYLENGKDALLRKDPPKAHVTHHPGPKGDVTLRCWALGFYPADITLTWQREDEEQTQDMELVETRPSGDGTFQKWASLMVPSGEEHKYTCHVYHEGLPEPLTLRWEPPQPMVPIMAVIAGLALLGAVIIVAVVAVVRKRRRNTGGKGGNYAPAPA; this is encoded by the exons ATGGCACCGCACTGGCTGCTCATGCTGCTGGCGGCTGCCCTGGCCCCAACCCAGACCCGCGCGG GCTCGCACTCCCTGCGATATTTTCGCACCATCGTGTCCCGGCCCGGCCTCGGGGAGCCCCGGTTCATCTCTGTCGGCTACGTGGACGACACGCAGTTCGTGCGCTACGACAGCGACGCGGAGACTCCGAGGATGGAGCCGCGGGCGCCGTGGGTGGAGCAGGAGGGGCCGGAGTATTGGGAGAGGGAGACACAGATCGCCAAGGACACCGAGCAGATTTTCCGAGGGAACCTGAAGACCCTGCTCCGCTACTACAACCAGAGCGAGGGCG GCTCTCACACAGTACAGTGGATGTATGGCTGTGACTTGGGGTCAGACGGGCGCCTCCTCCGCGGGTACCGTCAGGACGCCTACGACGGCCGCGATTACATCGCCCTGAACGAGGACCTGAAGTCGTGGATGGCGGCGGACACAGCGGCGCAGATCACCCAGCGCCAGTGGGAGCAGGCTGGTGTTGCAGAGAGACACAAGGCCTACCTGGAGGGCCCATGCGTGCAGTACCTGCACAGGTACCTGGAGAACGGGAAGGACGCGCTGCTGCGCAAAG ATCCCCCAAAGGCACATGTGACCCATCATCCTGGACCTAAAGGTGATGTCACCCTGAGGTGCTGGGCCCTGGGCTTCTATCCTGCTGACATCACCTTGACCTGGCAGAGGGAGGATGAGGAACAGACTCAGGACATGGAGCTGGTGGAGACCAGACCTTCTGGAgatggaaccttccagaagtgGGCATCTCTCATGGTTCCTTCTGGGGAggagcacaaatacacatgccatGTGTACCATGAGGGACTGCCTGAGCCCCTGACCCTGAGATGGG AGCCTCCACAGCCCATGGTCCCCATCATGGCAGTCATTGCTGGTCTGGCTCTCCTTGGAGCTGTGATCATTGTAGCTGTGGTAGCtgtggtgaggaagaggaggagaaacacaG GTGGAAAGGGAGGCAACTATGCTCCAGCTCCAG
- the LOC142854233 gene encoding H-2 class I histocompatibility antigen, Q10 alpha chain-like isoform X1 produces MAPHWLLMLLAAALAPTQTRAGSHSLRYFRTIVSRPGLGEPRFISVGYVDDTQFVRYDSDAETPRMEPRAPWVEQEGPEYWERETQIAKDTEQIFRGNLKTLLRYYNQSEGGSHTVQWMYGCDLGSDGRLLRGYRQDAYDGRDYIALNEDLKSWMAADTAAQITQRQWEQAGVAERHKAYLEGPCVQYLHRYLENGKDALLRKDPPKAHVTHHPGPKGDVTLRCWALGFYPADITLTWQREDEEQTQDMELVETRPSGDGTFQKWASLMVPSGEEHKYTCHVYHEGLPEPLTLRWEPPQPMVPIMAVIAGLALLGAVIIVAVVAVVRKRRRNTGGKGGNYAPAPGRDSSQSSDVSLPDCKREDSCLVLMQ; encoded by the exons ATGGCACCGCACTGGCTGCTCATGCTGCTGGCGGCTGCCCTGGCCCCAACCCAGACCCGCGCGG GCTCGCACTCCCTGCGATATTTTCGCACCATCGTGTCCCGGCCCGGCCTCGGGGAGCCCCGGTTCATCTCTGTCGGCTACGTGGACGACACGCAGTTCGTGCGCTACGACAGCGACGCGGAGACTCCGAGGATGGAGCCGCGGGCGCCGTGGGTGGAGCAGGAGGGGCCGGAGTATTGGGAGAGGGAGACACAGATCGCCAAGGACACCGAGCAGATTTTCCGAGGGAACCTGAAGACCCTGCTCCGCTACTACAACCAGAGCGAGGGCG GCTCTCACACAGTACAGTGGATGTATGGCTGTGACTTGGGGTCAGACGGGCGCCTCCTCCGCGGGTACCGTCAGGACGCCTACGACGGCCGCGATTACATCGCCCTGAACGAGGACCTGAAGTCGTGGATGGCGGCGGACACAGCGGCGCAGATCACCCAGCGCCAGTGGGAGCAGGCTGGTGTTGCAGAGAGACACAAGGCCTACCTGGAGGGCCCATGCGTGCAGTACCTGCACAGGTACCTGGAGAACGGGAAGGACGCGCTGCTGCGCAAAG ATCCCCCAAAGGCACATGTGACCCATCATCCTGGACCTAAAGGTGATGTCACCCTGAGGTGCTGGGCCCTGGGCTTCTATCCTGCTGACATCACCTTGACCTGGCAGAGGGAGGATGAGGAACAGACTCAGGACATGGAGCTGGTGGAGACCAGACCTTCTGGAgatggaaccttccagaagtgGGCATCTCTCATGGTTCCTTCTGGGGAggagcacaaatacacatgccatGTGTACCATGAGGGACTGCCTGAGCCCCTGACCCTGAGATGGG AGCCTCCACAGCCCATGGTCCCCATCATGGCAGTCATTGCTGGTCTGGCTCTCCTTGGAGCTGTGATCATTGTAGCTGTGGTAGCtgtggtgaggaagaggaggagaaacacaG GTGGAAAGGGAGGCAACTATGCTCCAGCTCCAG GCAGGGACAGTTCCCAGAGCTCCGACGTGTCTCTCCCAGACTGTAAG CGTGAAGACAGCTGCCTGGTGTTGATGCAGTGA
- the LOC142854233 gene encoding H-2 class I histocompatibility antigen, Q10 alpha chain-like isoform X2 has product MAPHWLLMLLAAALAPTQTRAGSHSLRYFRTIVSRPGLGEPRFISVGYVDDTQFVRYDSDAETPRMEPRAPWVEQEGPEYWERETQIAKDTEQIFRGNLKTLLRYYNQSEGGSHTVQWMYGCDLGSDGRLLRGYRQDAYDGRDYIALNEDLKSWMAADTAAQITQRQWEQAGVAERHKAYLEGPCVQYLHRYLENGKDALLRKDPPKAHVTHHPGPKGDVTLRCWALGFYPADITLTWQREDEEQTQDMELVETRPSGDGTFQKWASLMVPSGEEHKYTCHVYHEGLPEPLTLRWEPPQPMVPIMAVIAGLALLGAVIIVAVVAVVRKRRRNTGGKGGNYAPAPA; this is encoded by the exons ATGGCACCGCACTGGCTGCTCATGCTGCTGGCGGCTGCCCTGGCCCCAACCCAGACCCGCGCGG GCTCGCACTCCCTGCGATATTTTCGCACCATCGTGTCCCGGCCCGGCCTCGGGGAGCCCCGGTTCATCTCTGTCGGCTACGTGGACGACACGCAGTTCGTGCGCTACGACAGCGACGCGGAGACTCCGAGGATGGAGCCGCGGGCGCCGTGGGTGGAGCAGGAGGGGCCGGAGTATTGGGAGAGGGAGACACAGATCGCCAAGGACACCGAGCAGATTTTCCGAGGGAACCTGAAGACCCTGCTCCGCTACTACAACCAGAGCGAGGGCG GCTCTCACACAGTACAGTGGATGTATGGCTGTGACTTGGGGTCAGACGGGCGCCTCCTCCGCGGGTACCGTCAGGACGCCTACGACGGCCGCGATTACATCGCCCTGAACGAGGACCTGAAGTCGTGGATGGCGGCGGACACAGCGGCGCAGATCACCCAGCGCCAGTGGGAGCAGGCTGGTGTTGCAGAGAGACACAAGGCCTACCTGGAGGGCCCATGCGTGCAGTACCTGCACAGGTACCTGGAGAACGGGAAGGACGCGCTGCTGCGCAAAG ATCCCCCAAAGGCACATGTGACCCATCATCCTGGACCTAAAGGTGATGTCACCCTGAGGTGCTGGGCCCTGGGCTTCTATCCTGCTGACATCACCTTGACCTGGCAGAGGGAGGATGAGGAACAGACTCAGGACATGGAGCTGGTGGAGACCAGACCTTCTGGAgatggaaccttccagaagtgGGCATCTCTCATGGTTCCTTCTGGGGAggagcacaaatacacatgccatGTGTACCATGAGGGACTGCCTGAGCCCCTGACCCTGAGATGGG AGCCTCCACAGCCCATGGTCCCCATCATGGCAGTCATTGCTGGTCTGGCTCTCCTTGGAGCTGTGATCATTGTAGCTGTGGTAGCtgtggtgaggaagaggaggagaaacacaG GTGGAAAGGGAGGCAACTATGCTCCAGCTCCAG CGTGA